A genomic window from Halomonas sp. LR3S48 includes:
- the ptsP gene encoding phosphoenolpyruvate--protein phosphotransferase, translating into MTASPLILHAPVDGVVVPLGEVPDPVFADGILGEGIALDPLAECLYAPCDGEVVQCARTRHAVTLKTDAGVELLIHLGLDTVELDGEGIELLVAVGDRVSSGDPLCRFDADRVARHASSLITPLIVTATNGWRVSAMGRAGGTRVARGEPLLELVEETRDMAASADRDAARPSATRRITLALRAGLHARPAARLREIARRHAVSMAVAHGEAAAEADSISALLNLGLAEGDELSVTASGERAEAALEAAEALLTTVEADDHAAPRQASATSGPLGEGELAGLVASGGLAVGPLVAYRPPLPRVPRDGEGEAVEWPRLQQALNQAGEALAQAEALAAQQGRHGEAEIFGAHRAWLEDPALGDAALASIRDGRGAGQAWHEALDAEAGRLAESGNSLLAGRIADLRDLQQRVMALLAEPGAREDAAVPEGAIVVADELTPSQFVALAERRPAGLCLVRSGTTAHVAILARARGIPCLVSMGAELERARSERAVLDGVRGRLEVSPSEARLAQVEAAIKTQVHQAEEERRAAHQPAFTLDGRRVEVCANVGSSAEAGLAAQAGADGIGLLRSEFLYLERASAPGEEDQHREYQASVRALGGKPVIVRTLDIGADKQLPYLPLPAVANPALGVRGVRLWQRLPELLDTQLRALLRVEPLESLRIMLPMVSEVAELVDVRRRLDSVARALGLATRPQLGVMVEVPSAALCAASLAGEADFLSIGTNDLTQYTLAMDREDPDLAARADVLHPAVLRLIKATVEGAAGRCPVGVCGAAAGDPLASLVLVALGVDELSVEPARVPAVKAAIRRLDAGRLAAEMPVLLGLADAAAVRERLSAWQAAERDPTTTTIERLPS; encoded by the coding sequence ATGACCGCATCTCCCTTGATCCTGCATGCGCCCGTCGACGGCGTCGTGGTTCCCCTCGGCGAAGTGCCGGACCCGGTGTTTGCCGACGGTATCCTGGGCGAGGGCATCGCCCTCGATCCACTCGCCGAGTGTCTCTACGCCCCGTGCGACGGTGAAGTGGTTCAGTGCGCCCGGACCCGCCACGCGGTGACCCTCAAGACGGACGCGGGTGTCGAACTCTTGATTCACCTGGGGCTCGATACCGTGGAGCTGGATGGCGAGGGCATCGAACTGCTGGTTGCCGTGGGCGACCGGGTATCGAGCGGCGACCCGCTGTGCCGCTTCGACGCCGACCGTGTCGCGCGCCATGCCAGCTCCTTGATCACGCCGCTGATCGTGACGGCCACCAACGGCTGGCGAGTGTCGGCGATGGGCCGTGCCGGTGGTACTCGTGTCGCCCGCGGCGAACCCCTGCTCGAGTTGGTGGAAGAGACGAGAGACATGGCGGCATCGGCGGATCGTGATGCCGCACGTCCCTCCGCGACCCGTCGCATCACCTTGGCTCTGCGTGCAGGTCTGCATGCACGGCCGGCGGCAAGGCTGCGCGAGATTGCCCGGCGCCACGCCGTCAGCATGGCGGTGGCGCACGGCGAAGCCGCGGCCGAGGCCGACAGTATCAGCGCACTGCTCAACCTGGGGCTCGCCGAGGGAGACGAGCTGAGCGTCACGGCCAGCGGCGAGCGGGCCGAGGCTGCCCTGGAGGCGGCCGAGGCACTGCTGACCACGGTCGAGGCCGACGACCACGCGGCGCCGCGCCAGGCCTCGGCGACCTCTGGACCTTTGGGTGAAGGAGAGCTGGCCGGCCTGGTGGCCAGTGGTGGGTTGGCCGTGGGTCCGCTGGTGGCGTATCGCCCGCCGCTGCCTCGGGTGCCGCGCGACGGCGAGGGCGAGGCGGTGGAGTGGCCTCGCTTGCAGCAGGCCCTGAACCAGGCAGGAGAGGCCCTGGCACAGGCCGAGGCTCTGGCCGCACAGCAAGGCCGGCACGGCGAGGCGGAGATATTCGGCGCCCACCGGGCCTGGCTCGAGGACCCTGCCCTGGGTGATGCCGCGCTTGCGTCGATACGCGACGGGCGCGGCGCCGGCCAGGCCTGGCACGAGGCGCTCGATGCCGAGGCCGGGAGGCTTGCCGAGAGTGGCAACTCACTGCTGGCGGGCCGCATCGCCGACTTGCGCGACCTGCAGCAGCGCGTCATGGCGCTGCTGGCCGAGCCCGGGGCGCGCGAAGACGCGGCAGTGCCGGAGGGGGCCATCGTCGTGGCCGACGAGCTGACGCCCTCGCAGTTCGTGGCGCTGGCCGAACGTCGCCCCGCCGGCCTCTGCCTGGTGCGCAGCGGCACCACGGCGCACGTGGCGATTCTCGCTCGCGCACGGGGAATTCCCTGCCTGGTCTCGATGGGCGCCGAGCTGGAACGGGCACGCAGCGAGCGCGCGGTGCTCGATGGCGTGCGCGGTCGCCTCGAGGTGTCGCCATCTGAGGCTCGACTGGCCCAGGTGGAAGCCGCTATCAAGACGCAGGTGCATCAGGCGGAGGAGGAGCGTCGCGCTGCCCATCAGCCCGCTTTTACCCTCGACGGTCGCCGTGTCGAGGTGTGTGCCAACGTCGGCTCGTCGGCCGAGGCCGGGCTGGCGGCGCAGGCCGGTGCCGACGGCATTGGCCTGCTGCGCAGCGAATTTCTTTACCTCGAACGCGCCTCCGCTCCCGGCGAGGAGGACCAGCACCGCGAGTACCAGGCCAGCGTGCGTGCCCTGGGCGGCAAGCCGGTCATCGTGCGTACCCTCGATATCGGCGCCGACAAGCAGCTGCCGTACCTGCCGCTGCCCGCTGTCGCCAACCCGGCGCTGGGGGTGCGCGGCGTGCGCCTCTGGCAGCGCCTGCCGGAGCTGCTGGATACCCAGCTCAGGGCATTGCTGCGGGTCGAGCCGCTCGAATCGCTGCGCATCATGCTGCCGATGGTGAGCGAGGTTGCCGAACTGGTGGACGTGCGCCGGCGCCTCGACAGCGTGGCGCGGGCGCTCGGCCTGGCTACCCGGCCCCAGCTGGGCGTGATGGTGGAGGTGCCGAGTGCCGCCCTGTGCGCGGCCAGCCTGGCCGGGGAGGCCGATTTTCTCTCCATCGGCACCAACGACCTGACCCAATACACCCTGGCCATGGATCGCGAGGACCCGGACCTGGCGGCGCGGGCCGACGTGCTGCATCCCGCAGTGCTTCGCTTGATCAAGGCCACCGTGGAGGGGGCCGCCGGACGCTGCCCGGTCGGCGTCTGCGGTGCTGCCGCCGGCGATCCTTTGGCCTCGCTGGTGCTGGTGGCCCTGGGCGTCGACGAGCTCTCCGTCGAGCCCGCCCGGGTGCCCGCCGTCAAGGCAGCCATCAGGCGACTCGATGCCGGGCGCCTGGCAGCGGAAATGCCGGTGCTGCTGGGCCTGGCGGATGCCGCAGCCGTGCGTGAGCGCCTGTCGGCCTGGCAGGCGGCAGAACGAGACCCCACGACAACCACAATCGAGAGGTTACCGTCATGA
- the nagE gene encoding N-acetylglucosamine-specific PTS transporter subunit IIBC: protein MKTTDLGSWTMAGLQKLGRSLMLPIAVLPIAGLLLRLGQPDLLDIAFVASAGEAIFANLALIFAIGLAIGFADDSNGAAGLAGVVGYLVLDAVLMSLNPDIDMGVLSGIIIGSVAGLLYNRYKAIRLPEYLAFFGGRRFVPIATGLVAVLLGVVFGLIWPPVQQGIDTLGQWLIDAGELGLFVYGTLNRLLIVTGLHHVLNSLVWFVFGSFEAASGTLASGDLNRFFAGDPTAGSFMTGFFPVMMFGLPAAALAMYHAAPKGRRAQVGGLLLSLALTAFLTGVTEPIEFTFMFLAPLLYLLHALLTGISMALMHWLDVKLGFTFSAGAFDFALSYGLSNNGWMLLPVGLAYFAIYYGVFRWAIARFGLVTPGREPETATPSASGPSAAGERGPAFVTALGGAGNLSSVGACTTRLRLVLDDPEAIDEEALKRLGARGVMRLRGGGVQVILGPIADGVADEIRAAAARSGGEVSEAGMTEASSEPAEPTGARLSAEQAARWLAALGGEANLLGFEAQARTRLRVELADGNRLDEALLERLGCRGTQALDDNVWHLVVGTQAAAVANALGSRR from the coding sequence ATGAAGACGACCGACCTGGGTTCCTGGACCATGGCCGGGCTGCAGAAGCTCGGACGCTCCCTCATGCTGCCCATCGCGGTGCTGCCCATCGCCGGCTTGTTGCTGCGCCTGGGTCAGCCGGACCTGCTGGACATTGCCTTCGTCGCCAGCGCCGGAGAAGCCATCTTCGCCAACCTGGCGCTGATCTTCGCCATCGGGCTGGCGATCGGCTTCGCCGACGACAGCAATGGCGCCGCGGGACTGGCCGGCGTGGTCGGCTACCTGGTGCTCGATGCCGTCCTGATGTCGCTCAATCCGGATATCGACATGGGGGTACTGTCCGGCATCATCATCGGCAGCGTGGCGGGGCTGCTCTATAACCGCTACAAGGCGATACGCCTGCCCGAATACCTGGCGTTCTTCGGTGGTCGGCGTTTCGTGCCCATCGCCACGGGACTGGTCGCCGTCCTGCTGGGGGTCGTCTTCGGCTTGATCTGGCCTCCCGTACAGCAGGGTATCGATACGCTCGGACAGTGGTTGATCGATGCCGGCGAGCTGGGTCTGTTCGTCTATGGCACGCTCAACCGGCTGCTGATCGTGACCGGGTTGCATCATGTGCTCAACAGCCTGGTGTGGTTCGTCTTCGGCAGCTTCGAGGCAGCCTCCGGCACGCTGGCCAGCGGCGATCTCAACCGCTTCTTTGCCGGCGACCCGACGGCCGGAAGCTTCATGACCGGTTTCTTCCCGGTGATGATGTTCGGCCTGCCGGCGGCGGCCCTGGCCATGTACCATGCCGCGCCCAAGGGGCGCCGCGCCCAGGTGGGCGGCCTGTTGCTGTCGCTGGCGCTGACGGCCTTCCTGACCGGCGTTACCGAGCCCATCGAGTTCACCTTCATGTTCCTGGCGCCGCTGCTCTATCTCCTGCATGCGCTGCTGACGGGGATCTCGATGGCGCTGATGCACTGGCTCGACGTCAAGCTGGGCTTCACCTTCTCGGCGGGTGCCTTCGATTTCGCGCTCTCCTACGGCCTCTCCAATAACGGCTGGATGCTGCTGCCGGTAGGGTTGGCCTACTTCGCCATCTACTACGGCGTCTTCCGCTGGGCCATTGCCCGCTTCGGTCTGGTCACGCCGGGTCGTGAACCCGAGACGGCAACGCCCTCCGCCAGCGGCCCCTCCGCGGCCGGCGAGCGTGGTCCCGCATTCGTCACCGCCCTGGGCGGGGCGGGAAACCTGAGCAGTGTCGGCGCCTGTACCACCCGTTTGCGCCTGGTGCTCGACGACCCCGAGGCCATCGACGAGGAGGCGCTCAAGCGCCTGGGCGCCCGCGGCGTGATGCGGCTTCGTGGCGGCGGCGTTCAGGTCATCCTGGGCCCCATCGCCGATGGCGTGGCCGACGAGATCCGCGCGGCCGCAGCCCGGTCGGGCGGTGAGGTGTCGGAGGCAGGCATGACCGAGGCTTCCTCGGAGCCGGCCGAGCCGACGGGCGCACGGCTGTCGGCCGAGCAGGCAGCGCGCTGGCTGGCCGCCTTGGGCGGGGAGGCCAACCTGCTCGGGTTCGAAGCTCAGGCACGGACCCGCCTGCGTGTCGAGCTCGCCGACGGCAATCGCCTCGACGAAGCGTTGCTCGAGCGACTCGGCTGCCGGGGCACCCAGGCCCTGGATGACAATGTCTGGCATCTGGTGGTTGGCACCCAGGCCGCCGCCGTGGCGAACGCGCTCGGGAGTCGTCGCTAG
- a CDS encoding Cof-type HAD-IIB family hydrolase — protein MTPHLIVSDLDGTLLDANHDLHPETIETLRLLAERGHHLAFASGRHFRDMLAFRERLGVPIHVISTNGAYLHGPGDELLASRHLEAELARELIALERHDSVRLNLYLEDEWLIDAPAPRLLAYHAHTGFGYRVVEPASLDGEGVGKVLYIGEPERLAGLEATIRVSHGERLHVTYSTVNSLEIMAGGVNKGTALEALLAALGIAREHCLAFGDNLNDTEMLALAGEAHVMANAHPELAGRVPAARRIGHHAETAVARHLREWFSL, from the coding sequence ATGACACCGCACCTGATCGTTTCCGACCTCGACGGTACCCTGCTGGACGCCAATCACGATCTGCACCCCGAGACCATCGAGACCCTGCGCCTGCTGGCCGAACGGGGGCATCACCTGGCCTTCGCCTCGGGTCGCCACTTCCGCGACATGCTGGCCTTCCGCGAGCGGCTGGGTGTGCCGATCCACGTGATCAGCACCAATGGTGCCTACCTGCACGGCCCCGGCGACGAGCTGTTGGCGTCGCGTCATCTCGAGGCCGAACTGGCACGTGAACTGATCGCACTGGAGCGTCACGACAGCGTGCGCCTCAATCTCTATCTCGAGGACGAGTGGCTGATCGATGCTCCGGCACCGCGGCTGCTCGCCTACCACGCCCATACCGGCTTCGGCTACCGCGTGGTCGAGCCGGCGAGCCTCGACGGGGAGGGCGTCGGCAAGGTGCTCTACATCGGCGAGCCGGAGCGGCTGGCGGGCCTCGAGGCCACGATCCGCGTCAGCCATGGAGAGCGTCTGCACGTCACCTATTCCACGGTCAACTCGCTGGAGATCATGGCCGGTGGCGTCAACAAGGGCACAGCGCTGGAGGCGCTGCTTGCCGCGCTCGGGATCGCCCGCGAGCACTGCCTGGCCTTCGGCGACAATCTCAACGACACCGAGATGCTCGCTCTTGCCGGCGAGGCGCACGTCATGGCCAACGCCCACCCCGAGCTGGCGGGTCGCGTGCCGGCTGCCCGGCGCATCGGCCACCATGCCGAGACCGCCGTGGCCAGGCACCTGCGGGAGTGGTTCTCCTTATAG
- a CDS encoding response regulator, giving the protein MTITPATLIVVDDDPEIRELLVDYLGRHGYRALAAEDAEALHRLLESETPDLLIVDIMLPGDDGFTICRDIRRSSEVPIIMLTASADETDRILGLELGADDYLGKPFNPRELLARIKAVLRRVKGGVGSAAADPARARLVAFGVWRLDRMTRELIDEQGERHPLSGADFQLLQVFLEHPERVLTREALYELTRGRPAPPLDRSIDVHVCRLRQRLGEDTHYHQLIRTVRGAGYVFTARVEALT; this is encoded by the coding sequence ATGACGATTACGCCCGCCACCCTGATCGTGGTCGACGACGACCCCGAGATTCGCGAACTGCTGGTCGATTACCTGGGGCGCCATGGCTATCGCGCCCTGGCCGCCGAGGATGCCGAGGCGCTGCATCGGCTGCTGGAAAGCGAAACCCCAGACCTGCTCATCGTCGACATCATGCTGCCCGGGGATGATGGCTTCACCATCTGTCGCGACATTCGCCGCTCAAGCGAGGTGCCGATCATCATGCTCACCGCGAGCGCCGACGAGACCGACCGCATCCTGGGGCTGGAGCTGGGCGCCGACGACTACCTGGGCAAGCCGTTCAATCCCCGCGAACTGCTGGCCCGCATCAAGGCCGTGCTGCGACGGGTGAAGGGCGGGGTGGGCTCGGCAGCCGCCGATCCTGCCCGTGCCCGGCTGGTGGCCTTCGGTGTCTGGCGCCTAGATCGAATGACCCGCGAACTGATCGATGAGCAGGGTGAACGTCATCCGCTCTCCGGTGCCGATTTTCAGCTACTGCAGGTCTTTCTCGAACACCCCGAGCGTGTGCTCACGCGCGAGGCCCTCTACGAATTGACTCGTGGGCGCCCGGCGCCGCCGCTGGATCGCTCCATCGACGTGCACGTGTGCCGACTGCGCCAGCGCCTGGGCGAAGACACGCATTACCATCAGTTGATCCGCACCGTGCGCGGGGCCGGCTACGTCTTCACCGCCCGGGTCGAAGCGCTGACGTGA
- a CDS encoding ATP-binding protein encodes MNEGIFKRWQRRLVRFLPHTLRGRFVLIMLVGVLTAQLASYVVWTSQVRSSQLEQLDELSRNVAYSVASTMRFFRSLPYEYRHIVLDQLRNMGGTRFFVSVNERRIPVEDIGSGPEKTLVVDNFRNILTAELNIDDVLVEFSRPETLRVYNNEVLLHDLPPRWGQHSLLMEPLSPPILVVQMELGPETWLYVATLLPVPDLFNEYRWLSGERLLASLMVLLTVIGLSLLGIRSVTRPLARLSRAARQLGDDLDAPPLRESGPREVAATAVAFNRMQERIRDQVDERERLFSAISHDLKTPITRMRLRAEMLDDPLQRERFCASLDELDLLVKGALASVKGFDLHEAVEPVDPRAVLDELAGELALQGGEVTIIGHTEPLPVKPLAFKRCLANLVENAVFYGKRAEVTLDDSPERLSIVIHDLGPGIPEAQLGRVFSPFVRLEPSRSRNTGGSGLGLGIARHIARAMGGDIGLANHPQGGLVATLSIPRWHEGNTLQH; translated from the coding sequence GTGAACGAGGGGATTTTCAAGCGTTGGCAACGCCGCCTGGTACGCTTCCTGCCGCATACGCTGCGTGGACGCTTCGTGCTCATCATGCTGGTTGGCGTGCTCACCGCCCAACTGGCCAGCTATGTCGTCTGGACGTCCCAGGTGCGATCGAGCCAGCTCGAACAGCTCGACGAGCTGTCACGCAACGTCGCCTACAGCGTGGCCTCGACCATGCGCTTCTTCCGCTCGTTGCCCTACGAGTATCGCCATATCGTGCTCGACCAGCTGCGCAACATGGGCGGTACGCGTTTCTTCGTCAGCGTCAACGAGCGGCGCATACCGGTCGAGGACATCGGCTCGGGGCCGGAAAAGACGCTGGTGGTCGACAACTTCCGCAATATCCTCACGGCTGAGCTGAACATCGATGACGTGCTGGTGGAGTTCTCCCGCCCCGAGACCCTGCGCGTCTACAACAACGAGGTGCTGCTGCACGATCTGCCGCCTCGCTGGGGGCAGCACAGCCTGCTGATGGAGCCGCTCTCGCCGCCCATCCTGGTGGTGCAGATGGAGCTCGGTCCCGAGACCTGGCTCTACGTGGCGACGCTTTTGCCGGTGCCCGACCTGTTCAACGAGTACCGCTGGCTCTCCGGCGAGCGGTTGCTGGCGAGCTTGATGGTACTGCTCACGGTGATCGGCCTGTCGCTGCTCGGTATCCGCAGCGTGACCCGGCCGCTGGCGCGGCTGTCGCGGGCAGCGCGCCAGCTCGGCGACGATCTCGACGCGCCGCCGCTGCGCGAGAGCGGGCCACGCGAGGTGGCGGCCACTGCGGTGGCGTTCAACCGCATGCAGGAGCGCATTCGCGACCAGGTCGACGAGCGCGAGCGGCTCTTCTCGGCGATCTCTCACGACCTCAAGACACCCATCACGCGGATGCGCCTGCGCGCCGAGATGCTCGACGACCCGCTGCAGCGCGAGCGCTTCTGCGCTTCCCTCGACGAGCTCGATCTCTTGGTCAAGGGAGCCTTGGCCTCGGTCAAGGGATTCGACCTGCACGAAGCGGTGGAGCCGGTCGACCCCCGGGCGGTGCTGGACGAGCTGGCCGGCGAACTGGCCCTGCAGGGTGGCGAGGTGACCATCATCGGGCACACCGAGCCGCTGCCGGTGAAGCCGCTGGCGTTCAAGCGCTGCCTGGCGAATCTGGTGGAAAACGCGGTGTTCTACGGCAAGCGTGCCGAGGTGACGCTGGACGATTCCCCCGAGCGGTTGTCGATCGTCATCCATGACCTCGGGCCGGGCATTCCCGAGGCTCAGCTCGGGCGGGTCTTCTCCCCCTTCGTGCGCCTCGAGCCCTCGCGCAGCCGTAACACCGGAGGCAGCGGCCTGGGGCTGGGGATCGCCCGGCATATCGCCCGGGCCATGGGTGGCGATATCGGTCTCGCCAACCATCCCCAGGGAGGATTGGTCGCCACGCTGTCCATTCCCCGATGGCACGAAGGCAATACTTTGCAGCACTAG
- a CDS encoding AGE family epimerase/isomerase, giving the protein MDFYDIASLEAHVRKTMAFYHPRAIDPHGGFFHYLRDDGEIYDRHHRHLVSSARYVFTYARYAEHFQQPEYLDGARHGLEFLERCHFQPDVQGYAWTLVDGRVEDDTNHCYGLAFVLLAYATALKAGMEEARQGLYRVHELQTSRFWETQWQRYADEADRHWRVADYRGQNANMHSCEALIAAYDATGDRAFLERALQLARAFCLKAAGQSAAGESKPEQWGWVWEHYDRQWQPDLEFHRDNPRHLFRPWGYQVGHQTEWAKLLLQLERRAPEAWLLPTASQLFLSSVQAGWHPEHGGLVYGLDLEGNLFDGDKYFWVQAESLACAAMLGQRTGAPEFWQWYERLWEFSWQHMIDHRHGAWYRILTPDNRRYSDEKSPAGKVDYHTMGACYDVIETLRNVSGS; this is encoded by the coding sequence ATGGACTTCTACGATATCGCCTCTCTCGAAGCTCATGTCCGCAAGACCATGGCGTTCTACCACCCACGTGCCATCGACCCCCACGGCGGGTTCTTCCACTACCTGCGGGACGATGGCGAGATCTACGATCGACACCATCGCCATCTGGTTTCCAGTGCGCGTTACGTCTTTACCTACGCTCGCTACGCCGAACATTTCCAGCAACCCGAATATCTGGATGGGGCGCGACACGGCCTGGAGTTTCTAGAGCGCTGCCACTTCCAGCCTGACGTCCAGGGTTATGCCTGGACGCTCGTCGATGGACGGGTCGAGGACGATACCAACCACTGTTATGGCCTGGCCTTCGTGCTGCTGGCCTATGCGACGGCGCTCAAGGCCGGCATGGAAGAGGCGCGTCAGGGCCTGTATCGCGTGCACGAACTCCAGACGAGCCGTTTCTGGGAAACACAGTGGCAGCGCTATGCCGATGAGGCGGACCGGCACTGGCGGGTAGCGGACTATCGCGGCCAGAACGCCAACATGCACAGCTGCGAGGCGTTGATCGCCGCTTACGATGCCACCGGCGACCGAGCCTTCCTCGAGCGTGCGCTGCAGCTTGCCCGCGCGTTCTGCCTGAAGGCGGCGGGACAGAGCGCTGCCGGCGAAAGTAAACCCGAGCAGTGGGGCTGGGTCTGGGAGCACTACGACCGCCAATGGCAGCCCGACCTCGAGTTTCACCGCGACAATCCACGCCATTTGTTCCGGCCCTGGGGTTATCAGGTGGGCCATCAGACCGAATGGGCCAAGCTGCTGTTGCAGCTGGAGCGGCGTGCCCCCGAAGCGTGGCTGCTGCCCACGGCGAGCCAACTGTTCCTGAGCAGCGTGCAAGCCGGATGGCACCCCGAGCACGGTGGCCTGGTGTACGGCCTCGACCTGGAAGGCAACCTCTTCGATGGGGACAAGTACTTCTGGGTACAGGCCGAGTCCCTGGCCTGTGCAGCAATGCTCGGCCAGCGTACCGGGGCGCCTGAGTTCTGGCAGTGGTACGAGCGGCTGTGGGAATTCAGCTGGCAGCACATGATCGACCATCGCCACGGTGCCTGGTATCGCATCCTGACGCCCGACAACCGACGCTACTCCGATGAGAAGAGCCCGGCGGGAAAAGTCGATTACCACACCATGGGGGCCTGCTACGACGTCATCGAAACCCTGCGGAATGTTTCAGGCTCGTAA
- a CDS encoding ABC transporter substrate-binding protein produces MRAQMPTSLFRKSLLGLTVAATVTAAHAQAAEVEVLHWWTSGGEARAANVLKELMEAEGYGWEDFAVAGGGGETAMTVLKSRAMSGNPPSAAQIKGPEIQEWGELGLLGSLEEVATSEGWDDLLPAVVSDVMKHDGEYVAVPVNVHRVNWLWANPEVLDAAGVEMPTTLDELFAAGEAIREAGYIPLAHGGQAWQDATVFESVLLATGGNEFYRQALVDLDEEALGSEQMIEALETFKRLRELMDDDMSGRDWNIATSMVINGDAGMQLMGDWAKGEFTAAGLTAGEDYLCAAAPGTQDAFTFNIDSLAMFRVEGEEQEAQHALARLVLEPTFQEAFNLAKGSIPARPDLDMSEFDQCAQQSLEDFQRTADEGGLVPSMAHGMAVRADVQGAIFDVVTNYFNSRDMAAEEAARRMVNAAQAAL; encoded by the coding sequence ATGCGCGCACAAATGCCGACTTCCCTGTTTCGCAAATCCCTTCTCGGCCTAACCGTCGCCGCGACCGTGACCGCGGCGCATGCCCAGGCCGCCGAGGTGGAGGTGCTGCACTGGTGGACCTCCGGTGGCGAGGCCCGGGCCGCCAATGTGCTCAAGGAGTTGATGGAAGCCGAAGGCTACGGCTGGGAGGATTTCGCCGTGGCCGGTGGCGGTGGCGAGACCGCCATGACGGTGCTCAAGTCCCGCGCCATGTCCGGTAACCCGCCTTCGGCGGCCCAGATCAAGGGGCCCGAGATCCAGGAGTGGGGTGAACTCGGCCTGCTCGGCAGTCTCGAAGAGGTTGCCACGTCGGAGGGCTGGGACGATTTGTTGCCCGCGGTGGTGTCCGACGTGATGAAGCATGACGGCGAATACGTGGCGGTACCGGTCAACGTGCACCGGGTCAACTGGCTGTGGGCCAACCCGGAGGTGCTCGATGCCGCCGGCGTCGAGATGCCGACCACGCTGGACGAGCTGTTCGCCGCCGGCGAGGCGATTCGCGAGGCGGGCTACATCCCCCTGGCCCACGGTGGCCAAGCCTGGCAGGACGCCACCGTATTCGAGAGTGTGCTGCTGGCTACCGGGGGCAACGAATTCTACCGGCAGGCACTGGTCGATCTCGACGAAGAGGCGCTGGGCAGCGAGCAGATGATCGAGGCGCTGGAGACCTTCAAGCGTCTGCGCGAACTGATGGACGATGACATGTCGGGCCGCGACTGGAACATCGCCACCTCCATGGTCATCAATGGCGATGCCGGCATGCAGTTGATGGGCGACTGGGCCAAGGGTGAGTTCACCGCCGCCGGCCTCACCGCCGGGGAGGACTATCTCTGCGCTGCTGCCCCGGGCACCCAGGATGCCTTCACCTTCAACATCGACAGCCTGGCCATGTTCCGCGTCGAAGGCGAAGAGCAGGAGGCCCAGCATGCCTTGGCTCGCCTGGTACTGGAACCGACCTTCCAGGAGGCTTTCAACCTGGCCAAGGGCTCGATTCCCGCTCGTCCCGATCTCGACATGAGCGAGTTCGACCAATGTGCCCAACAGTCCCTCGAGGACTTCCAGCGCACCGCGGATGAGGGCGGCCTGGTGCCCAGCATGGCGCATGGCATGGCCGTGCGCGCAGACGTGCAGGGTGCCATCTTCGATGTGGTGACCAACTACTTCAACTCACGTGACATGGCCGCCGAAGAGGCTGCCCGGCGGATGGTGAATGCCGCCCAGGCTGCGTTGTAA
- a CDS encoding carbohydrate ABC transporter permease — MSLSSSVVQPAAGPGSRRSRPGLLQTWLPKLVLAPSIAISLFFVYGFMLWTFILSLTNSRMLPSYEFVGFAQYARLMANDRWWVASTNLVVFGGLFVVICLALGLLLAILLDQRIRQEGALRTVYLYPMALSFIVTGVVWKWLLNPGLGIQAMVRNWGFEDFRFDWLVDPDMAVYTLVIAAVWQASGFVMALFLAGLRGIDDSILKAAQLDGASLPRIYWRVVIPCLRPVVFSAVMILSHIAIKSFDLVVALTGGGPGYASDLPATFMYAHAFTRAQIGLGSASAMLMLGGVLAILIPYLYSELRSRRHG, encoded by the coding sequence ATGTCCCTCTCAAGTTCCGTGGTGCAACCGGCCGCAGGTCCCGGTTCACGGCGCAGCCGTCCCGGCCTGCTCCAGACCTGGCTGCCCAAGCTGGTATTGGCGCCCTCCATCGCCATCTCGCTGTTCTTCGTCTACGGCTTCATGCTGTGGACCTTCATTCTGTCACTGACCAACTCGCGCATGCTGCCCAGCTACGAGTTCGTCGGCTTTGCCCAGTATGCCCGCTTGATGGCCAACGACCGTTGGTGGGTGGCTTCCACCAACCTGGTGGTGTTCGGTGGCCTGTTCGTCGTCATCTGCCTGGCGCTGGGGCTGCTACTCGCCATCCTGCTCGACCAGCGTATCCGCCAGGAGGGCGCGCTGCGCACCGTCTATCTCTACCCCATGGCGCTCTCGTTCATCGTCACCGGCGTGGTGTGGAAATGGCTGCTCAACCCCGGCCTCGGCATCCAGGCGATGGTGCGCAACTGGGGCTTCGAGGATTTCCGCTTCGACTGGCTGGTGGACCCCGACATGGCCGTCTACACCCTGGTAATCGCCGCGGTGTGGCAGGCTTCCGGCTTCGTCATGGCGCTGTTCCTGGCCGGGCTGCGCGGCATTGACGACAGCATCCTCAAGGCGGCCCAGCTCGACGGTGCCAGCCTGCCGCGCATCTACTGGCGAGTGGTGATTCCCTGCCTGCGCCCGGTGGTGTTCAGTGCGGTGATGATCCTCTCGCACATCGCCATCAAGAGCTTCGACCTGGTGGTGGCGCTCACCGGTGGCGGGCCCGGCTATGCTTCCGATCTCCCCGCAACCTTCATGTACGCACACGCCTTCACCCGGGCGCAGATCGGCCTGGGCTCGGCCAGCGCCATGCTGATGCTGGGCGGTGTACTGGCGATCCTGATTCCCTATCTCTATTCCGAGCTGAGGAGCCGTCGCCATGGATAA